A genomic segment from Nocardiopsis sp. Huas11 encodes:
- a CDS encoding aminotransferase class III-fold pyridoxal phosphate-dependent enzyme: MPAHLGYLRTDEMIVEGDGVRVRDDGGRWYLDFRSGFWNVTLGYGHEGLVRRIRDQVDRLPYAHMWGYGRPSRIAVDCAAALAAVLPQGIDHVRFQANGAQAVETAALLSRHLRLLQGTPERRAVVGLWGGFHGFGPGASAITGLAYLHHHAGPLMPDVIHTRAPHGGDGDTAADLPSALSVLEDYGPDRISAVVIEPVIGEGGHVLTREQAAELSAFCRGHGIHLIADEVTTGMGRTGAYTRCEQIGLEPDILLLGKGITSGYAGLSAVCLSDGVYQDLIAAPVERFFATGSTHDGHPLALSATMGVLDALADGKVFANVAARGEQLRSGLADLARSHPSISAVRGTGLMYAVEFASAAADDPWYVNKVRLALEERGVLVSVLNAVPALMLIPPLVVEESDVADMLGGLDTSLAALASGWSPADPTKGFV, encoded by the coding sequence CGCGACGACGGCGGACGGTGGTACCTGGACTTCCGGTCGGGCTTCTGGAACGTGACCCTCGGCTACGGCCACGAAGGGCTCGTCCGCCGGATCCGGGACCAGGTCGACCGGCTGCCCTACGCCCACATGTGGGGCTACGGCCGCCCCTCGCGCATCGCCGTCGACTGCGCCGCGGCCCTCGCCGCAGTCCTCCCCCAGGGCATCGACCACGTGCGCTTCCAGGCCAACGGCGCCCAGGCCGTGGAGACCGCGGCACTGCTCTCCCGCCACCTGCGCCTGTTGCAGGGCACCCCGGAACGGCGCGCGGTGGTGGGGCTCTGGGGCGGGTTCCACGGCTTCGGCCCCGGGGCCAGCGCCATCACCGGCCTGGCCTACCTCCACCACCACGCGGGCCCCCTGATGCCCGACGTCATCCACACCCGCGCCCCCCACGGCGGCGACGGCGACACCGCGGCCGACCTGCCCTCGGCCCTGTCCGTCCTGGAGGACTACGGGCCCGACCGCATCAGCGCCGTGGTGATCGAACCGGTGATCGGCGAAGGCGGACACGTGCTCACCCGGGAGCAGGCCGCCGAGCTGTCGGCGTTCTGCCGCGGACACGGCATCCACCTCATCGCGGACGAGGTCACCACGGGCATGGGCCGGACCGGGGCCTACACCCGCTGTGAGCAGATCGGGTTGGAACCGGACATCCTCCTGCTCGGCAAGGGGATCACCAGCGGCTACGCCGGGCTGTCCGCGGTGTGCCTGAGCGATGGCGTCTACCAGGACCTCATCGCCGCACCGGTGGAGCGGTTCTTCGCGACCGGCTCCACCCACGACGGGCACCCACTCGCGCTGAGCGCCACCATGGGCGTCCTGGACGCCCTGGCCGACGGCAAGGTGTTCGCCAACGTCGCCGCCCGGGGCGAGCAGCTCCGGTCCGGCCTGGCGGACCTGGCCCGGTCCCACCCGTCGATCTCCGCCGTGCGGGGCACCGGGCTCATGTACGCGGTCGAGTTCGCCTCCGCGGCCGCCGACGACCCGTGGTACGTCAACAAGGTGCGGCTGGCCCTGGAGGAGCGCGGCGTCCTCGTCTCGGTCCTCAACGCGGTCCCCGCCCTCATGCTCATACCGCCCCTGGTGGTCGAGGAGTCGGACGTGGCGGACATGCTCGGCGGGCTCGACACGTCCCTGGCCGCGCTCGCCTCCGGCTGGTCGCCGGCCGACCCGACCAAGGGGTTCGTCTGA
- a CDS encoding HAD family hydrolase, whose product MRLLLWDIDHTLVRTTDFDREVYLRVAAEAVGVEEPRLPPSGAGRTEPQTVDALLGLNGVGPRRRRRMLPHVLERLREGLTADPDRMRALGGVLPGARAAMRRAAALEDLFVGVATGNLRGVAEAKLSAFGLDRHVDWRRTGYGDDAPTKTGVVARARRAAGSLRGQPFPAERTLLVGDSPADAAVARAGQARVLGVASGRASPRELILAGADAVLPDLADTGAFADAVLRLLR is encoded by the coding sequence GTGCGCCTGCTGCTGTGGGACATCGACCACACACTGGTGCGCACGACCGACTTCGACCGCGAGGTGTACCTGCGTGTGGCGGCCGAGGCCGTGGGCGTCGAGGAACCGCGGCTGCCGCCGTCGGGCGCCGGGCGCACCGAACCACAGACCGTGGACGCGCTGCTCGGCCTCAACGGCGTCGGCCCGCGCCGCCGGCGGCGCATGCTGCCGCACGTCCTCGAACGGCTGCGCGAGGGCCTCACCGCGGACCCGGACCGCATGCGCGCCCTGGGAGGAGTCCTGCCGGGCGCCCGTGCGGCGATGCGCCGGGCCGCCGCGCTGGAGGACCTGTTCGTCGGCGTCGCCACCGGCAACCTCCGCGGAGTCGCCGAGGCGAAGCTGTCGGCCTTCGGCCTGGACCGCCACGTGGACTGGCGCCGAACCGGGTACGGGGACGACGCGCCCACCAAGACGGGGGTCGTCGCGCGGGCCCGCCGGGCGGCGGGTTCGCTCCGCGGGCAGCCCTTCCCCGCGGAGCGGACCCTGCTCGTCGGAGACTCGCCCGCCGACGCCGCCGTCGCCCGCGCGGGGCAGGCCAGGGTCCTGGGAGTGGCCAGTGGCCGCGCCTCGCCCAGGGAGCTCATCCTGGCCGGTGCCGACGCGGTCCTGCCCGACCTGGCCGACACCGGGGCCTTCGCGGACGCCGTGCTGCGCCTGCTCCGCTGA
- a CDS encoding flavin reductase family protein yields MSPSPTSPAAADAPALDPGRARDAFALVPSAVTVVTARGADGPAGCTASAVIPVSLRPPSLLVSLGEDSSTLSVLLAAGSFAVNVLTWEDRGLAHRFATGSAADRFAGLEVREVGGVPALPRCAALLVCEIREHRPCLDHVLVVGSVVRAEGGTAPATVLRERAHHPVPRRDDPV; encoded by the coding sequence ATGTCCCCTTCTCCGACCTCCCCTGCCGCCGCGGACGCTCCTGCCCTCGACCCCGGGCGGGCCCGGGACGCCTTCGCCCTGGTGCCCAGCGCCGTCACGGTCGTCACCGCCCGCGGCGCCGACGGCCCCGCCGGGTGCACGGCCAGCGCCGTGATCCCGGTGTCCCTGCGCCCTCCGAGCCTGCTCGTCTCCCTCGGAGAGGACAGTTCCACACTGAGCGTGCTCCTGGCCGCGGGCTCCTTCGCCGTCAACGTCCTGACCTGGGAGGACCGTGGGCTGGCCCACAGGTTCGCCACCGGGTCCGCCGCGGACCGCTTCGCGGGCCTGGAGGTGCGTGAGGTGGGAGGCGTCCCCGCTCTGCCGCGCTGCGCCGCGCTGCTGGTGTGCGAGATCCGCGAGCACCGGCCCTGCCTCGACCACGTGCTCGTCGTCGGAAGTGTCGTACGGGCCGAGGGCGGGACCGCTCCCGCCACCGTCCTGCGCGAGCGCGCGCACCACCCCGTTCCCCGCAGGGACGACCCCGTGTGA